TGGCCCTTGTGAAATAAGAACTTGATAAATGCTATTAGTAGAATCTCTGTATCCACAGAGAATCTTATAGTTGAGTCTACAAAGGGACAGATTCGGTTCTTTCCAGAGGCCATCATTCTAGAGGGTTATCCACGAAGGAGTGGGATGAGAGCGCGAGATCGCAGTCATTGCCTAGCTCAGCTCAGCAATggtttattcactcaacaaataacTTCCTGGGTGTGCCAGAATCTGTGAAGGGATATAGAGATGAACAAGGCATAATATCTAACCTAAACAAGTTTGATCTATTTTCAGAGAAGCATGCAATCTCTTACTATACCGTGCAGGGAATATGCCAACAGGGACATACGTACGGGATTATACCAGTGCAGAGGACAAATACAGAGAAGACCCAACTGAGCTTTGCGTGGTGAGTTGGTAGGTTAGAAAATGTTTCCAAGAAATGGGATTTTATCTTCATCTCAAAAAGAATGGGACATGATGAATTGGACAAGGGTAGCAGTAAATCCTAAGTCGAAGAAATGGCAAGAGAAAAGGTGTGgaccaaaaaaaacccaagagaaaaatcacaaagtgaTTTGGAGTAAACTGCAGAGTGTGAAAACGAGAGACGGTGAAGCCAGAGAGCTGGGTCGTGCACACAGCATTAGTGTGTGCCATGCTGGACGGTGTGTGGCTTATTCTGATGTATTTTTACACTTAAATAAGTTCAAAGCAGAAGGCAAAAATTCAGgctcatttttattatagttttaaattttatcaaggATGAAACGTTAAAGCCTTTCACTATTCTGAGCCTGTGAAATGGCTGATTCATTACATCAAGTTCCTTTGACTTTAGTGGTACTTCTGCCTTGTCAACAATCCTTCAGATGAATACTAAAAAAATCGTTTaccagaatgaaattttgcccAAATTGTGGCACCCATCCAATTTCCCATCGTAGTGGGAGGTGGAGGGTTTGCGGAGTAAGAAATCAGGGCAGATAAGGTAAAATACAATGCTCCCCCCACTACCTTTTCAACTTACTTGTATTTGTGAGCAGGAATAGAGGGGAACATAATAAAACTTAGTTTAGTGATTTTAGGGTTTCTAGTACTTTCGCATATATCTTTATATAACCCTGTAAGAAAGACTAGGAAATTTTCATACAACTTTAGTTCTcgacctctgtttccttattggagttaatacttaattttttatttagccTGGGACTTGATACAAAGAAAATCTATTCAAACAAAACATAGATTATCAGGTGGCAAATAAGTCTCTAATTAGTCTAAAAATGACTAATAGCAAACTGTGCCCCCAATTTGACTATGTATCCAAATCACCTGGGtagtttattaaaatacagagatCAAGCTTCACCCTCAGAGATGCTGATTTATTAAATCTGCAACAGAGTCAtagaatctatatttttaaattggatgaaGAAACCAACCCTCATTTGAGAcatttggtatcaggataatgctggtcTCATGAAATGAGTTTGAAAGCAGtttgcttctcttttattttctggaagattttgagaaggattggtatttggtagaattcaccagtgaagccatctgctCTTGGACTTTAAtttgttggaaggtttttgattattgatttaaACTTCTTACTAGTAATTGctatgttcagattttctatttcggCATGATTTGATCTTAGTAGGTTGTATGTTTAGGGCCGGGTGCCCCGAACACATTTAAAAACAGCTTCTTTGTTTACTCTAGTCATGTTAGGCATGTGGGATGTACGAGCGCAGGCCCTGTTGGCTGTCAGAGCTGAGTGGTTTGGGGAATCCATCACTCAGGCAGCAGCTACAAAGGCTCTGATGTGTGTGCAAGCTCCTTCCAGGGAGATACAGGCAACTTCATTTTATCATCATAGTGAGccaggaggagaaggtggggaaaGTGTCCACAAGTTTCCCTGTTTGCTGGGGAGGATCACAGCCCGTCCCTAGATGTGTGGTAAAATAAGGCAGATCGTCAGGCAGCAGCTGGTAAGCATGCAGAGAGATCCCTTTTAGggaaaggctgggagaggggccgTTTTGCCTGCTCCCTCTGTCCTGAGCCCTGTGGGATAGTCACGTGCTTCGTCTGTCAGCAAATTATGTTCTGAAACTGAGATTGCTTTGCCAATAATTTATCTAGCACAGGTTCACCGTGGGAATTATAATAATTTCACAAGCCAATAGTATGTAGGATAATGTCTCCTAATAAGCCAATAAAGAAATAACCTACTCCAAGCCAACAATAGATTCATCACAGTATTGTTCCAGGCAAGGGGGAGATAAAAGGGCTAAAGCCTGAATTTAGTCTAGGTGCACCTTTCTATGAGTGGTTCTTGGGAGAGTCGACCTAGCCAACCATGAGAGATACCTAGCTGCTGGTTGTAGAGCAGACTGCTAGGGAACAAAGAGGCCAAGTGTGGATGAGGAAGCGGATCTTCTTGGGAGCCTCTGAGTGGTTCCTACCACTGCCTGGCAAAGAGTCTCCCTGCCACAGCAGGAGTTAATGCCCCAAGGGCTGTGGACAGCTATCTGGATTAGCAAAGATTAGCCTTGCCCAGACCAAACCCTCTCAAGTTGCTGGTAACCTCTTGGAATGTAAAGCTTAAAGTCCTCTAACCACAGTCACTCTTTCTCGAAGTTCTTATCAATGAGCCCCCAACAGCGCCTGCCAATAGCTGAGTTAGCGAGTATTCATGTTTGTGAGGCTAACCTAACACATCTTCCTCAGTGTAAGCAAGTTCATTCTTAGAACAAAAAACAAGTAGATTTAAAATCACATGAAACCAATACACAACACCACGCAAGTGTGAGCACACCTGTGAGAACTGCTCCTTTGTTTACCGTAGTCTACTGGGCCTCATGGACACGCGCCACGCTGGCTTTCAGGGCTGGGTGTTTTGGGCGCCTGTCCCTCAGATGGGAGTCTTAAAAGGAGGGGCACCCGATGTGCCGTTCAAATCCTTCGCTTATCGGGGTGACACTAGGAGCTGGGCGTTCCCGCCCAATTACATCTCACAAAATCAGGGGTGGGTTTTATGGCCAGAGGGTGTCTCAGCCTTTCCACCCTGTTTCAATGaacatgttttctcatttgcCCAACGTGTAGGAGTTGCTCAactagtttctggatttctttcagagGAAGCTGCTCCATGGATACTTGGAACCTTGATGTGCTGTGGGAGGAGGAGTTCAGGAGGCTTCAATGTTATCGTCTTGGTGGACCCCTGAGCAAGGACTGGATTTAAATTTAAGTCTCATGTAGCTCAAACTAATCCAGCAGTGACTGGGGATTCTCAAAAAAAGTGCAAATGGAGAACAAAGTTGAAATCTCAAAATAATCTTAgaatattcctttcttctttcctcctacaTTCAGATACCAGTTTAtgttagttctttctttttatattccacaaatccatttctttccatttaaactacagttgacccttgaacaacacaggatTGAACTGCACGGATCCACttatgtacagatttttttttttcaataaatacatgctaCGGTACTACACAATCCCTGGTTGGTTGAATTCGTCGATGGGTAACCGGCGATGAGGAAGGCTGGCAGGAAATTTATGTGTGAATTTccaacccctgtgttgttcaagggtcaaccgtaCTGTCTGTTTCACCCAggcaattttgtttgtttgttttcttctcagaagGGACTCTAAGAGACAAAAATGAGGGACGCTCTCTTCAGGCTGCCACTGTGAGTGAAGAGGAGATTCTATATCTCAGGGTCTGTGTTGCTTCGTGTAAGACTAGGACCTCGTGGAGATACCTGAGTTCATCACCAATCCTGAAACATAATCTCTGAGGTGGGCCTTAAAAATCCGTAGAGACTATATCTAAACCTCTTACAATAAGAGAAGAAACCCTTTtgcttctaatttatttattcatgaaacAAATTCTTACTAACACGTACTAGGTCTAGTGCTCAACCTTGGAAATATAGATATgaataagaaagacaaaaatccctgtcctcacAAAGGTTACACATTTGAGTGGTGGCGAGAGATTATAAACAGGTAAATGACTGTATAATTTCAAGTCATGCTATGTGCTGTACTGATACCTTCCCTGCACCGGGAAGACACTCCCACAAAGTTGAGGCTACTGGCACTGGAGGTCTCATTCAGTGAGAAGTCACGGGGCCTCTCGATAAGAGGGTATAAGTAGAGACTTTGTGCAGGATTTGGACTTGAGATTTGAGGAATAGTCCGGAAGCGTggtttttactctggtttcggtGTTTTTGAAAGCAAGTGTTATTCTTTGATTGGCTATTATAATGGTTTTTATGAAAGAGGTAGAAAAATGGAGCTTAGTTAAAGCAGTGATTCATAAAGAAGCAGCATTCACTCAAATTATGTGGGACAGAAGGATGTTTGATCCTTTCTGTGGTTTGGggtgttttcgtttttgtttttgcttggaCATGATTACAGAATAGTCTTGCTTATTGTCTTGCCATCATGGTTAGAATGACCTTGTCTGAAGTTTATTCTACGAAATTTTGTTTAACAGGAGGACAGCATCATAGCCTAGTGTTGGTACCAGGCCAGCTCCCAGCTGATGCCTGTCAgtggctgcttttctcttttcttttcctttttcaaataggaagaaaaacaaagcaggttAGATGGAGATGTTGACTCAGAGATGAAGGTTATTTAAGAAAAGGCCTCTCTGTACATATATCACACATGCAGAGACCGAAATGACATGAAAAGCAAACCATGAGAAGGTCTGGAGAAGACGGTAGCAATTAAAATAACAGTTGAGGTGCTCTATCAATGTGGCTGAAAAGACACTGTGCCTTAAATAAGTTAGAGATGCGTTTCTCTTTCAAGTTACAGTCTGGTTGGTCCAGGGATGGTGAGGCAGCTTTCCTCCACAATATTGTTAAAGGACTTATGCTCAATCAATATCACTCTCAAGAGAAGGGTACTCATTTGTGTGGTTAAAATTAATTCACatttaagaccaaaaaaaaaaagaggaaatagttAAGAGAATGAGGTTTCTCTAGTAGCTATAAAAGACCCGTAAgttatacacattcttttctacCCACGACCCCATAGGCTCCAACTGAGCCACTCCTAGTGACAAGGGAGGCTGAAAATGTAGTCTTTAAGTAGATGTCCCCAGGAAAAAAGATTGTCTGCCAGAAGAGCTGTCCAGAAAAGAAGTTTCAGCAACGATGAAGACTCTGGAGCAGAAAACAGCTAGATATGTTAAAGGGATAACAAAAAAGGCCAGTGTGACCGGAGGAGAATGAGTGAAATTAAATAGAGAAGTAGACAAACGTCAGGACGTTTCCGGCCTTCTGAGACAGAGTTTGGATTTTGTTCAAAGTGCAATGAGAGGGCACTATGGGATTTTGAGAAGAGATGTGTGGCATAatctaatgtttttaaattttttattctgctATATGgatgtaaatgaataaaaatgataagaGGAAAGAGCTAGGAAGACGTTGTCACAGTCCCAGGGGAAAACGTGTGGATTAGGGCAGTGGCGGTGGATGTGGCAAGAAGTAGACAGCTTTGAGATGGATTTTGATGCAAAGCCAACAAAGTTCTTAATAGATGAAGTGGCAGGTGCATGTTATAGAGAGGGATTAAGAATgactaccagatttttggcatgaGTAGGTGGTGGGACCATTTACTGATGGGGAAATGAAGGACTGAGCctcagaagagaagagacagtGCCCACACTGAAGTGGAAAAGAGTGAGGGGTAAATGCAGGTGGTTGTTATGTTCAGTCACAGAGAAATgatgcaattttctttttattgctttaaatttCTGGTGAAATAGAAAGTCATCTGCTCAAAGTGAGGAGAATGATGAGTGTTGCAATTCAAGGAAGAAGTGAAGATATAAAATAATCATCAGTGAGAATTAGAGGCAGCATTTTTCAGGCAAATGTAGTAGGACTATTGGGCGGTACTAAGGATCCACTTGAGAGTTGTGGTCATAAATTTTAAGCGTGAGTCTTCAACAAGTTTGGGTGCATTTCTCCAGCTGTGTTCAGATTCTGAGGGGAGGTCAGAATTGGGAGGGATTTCAGTGTCACAACTAGTGTTTCCACGGGCTCAGAAGGTAGAAGGACAGGAAGTTGACAGTAACAGGGAGTGACTTTCTTTTGGACCATGGAATCTAAGCCAAGTGAAGTGTAAAGTGAGGGCATGATTAGAAGGGGAAGAGTAAAAAGAGGAGGGGACAATGGATTAGATGGGATCATACATTTTAGAGTGAAAGTGATGTATTATGTGACCTAGAAAGAGAAGATGATGTGTAGAGAATAGAGTGCTTGAAACTGAGATTTCAGAGAGGTTGAATTTATTGGTAGTGAGAAATTCTGTGGTACGACCATGGAAGTGATGGAGTgagatgaaatggataaaatgtttattattggaAGAGGTCAGGAACTGAGAAGGAATCTTGCACATGTATGTGGAGGTCCTCAAGGAAAATTAATGAAGCAAGGGATTAGGAGATCCGCAGTTGTTCAAAACACAGCAGGTTAGGACATGAAATTGTGCTATGCTCTGTAGTTtttgaaagagaagggaaaaatggtGTGAAAGTGGCCAGAACTTTAGTGTGTTATTAATATATTCCAGACACCATCCTAAGCATTTTACATAGTGTCAGATCATTTTATCCTCCCCTAGGCCCCACATTTTGTAGTTGAAGAAATTCAGAGGTTAGATACGTTGTCCAAGATTACTAGTAATAGTGGAGCTAAATCTGGGCATTCTGACTCTGAGTAGACACTCTTAATCACtatgaaataatttcctttttaggaTCAGTGCTGCTTTGGGCACTTTTTAATGTTGAAGCTGATAGGATTGTAAAAGATGGTGGGGAGGTGGTTGTGAGAAGTCAAGGTTTTACTAGAAAAACTACAAGATTGGTGGGCTACACTTAAATCCTACTAAGTGTGGTGTAGCCTAGGGGTGGGGCAATCTCATCAAGAAGACAGAGAATTTTCAAAACTCCTCAACTCCAGGATAGCTCAAATCCTGATACCTTCCTTCACAGATGACTACAGGACCAGACTGCAACACTGTAAAGAGATGTCTTCCAAGGCCCCCTGTAAGAGTGGGGGTCTAGGAGGCCACGACTAATGGTGGGACAGAAAGGTTGTGAGGGCTTATGAGACTGTATGTACGGTCCTAAAGGAAATTTATGAGGGGTTATTTCAAGTATTCCTTTTGCCTCAAGAATGTTCTCCcaattaggaaaaatattcatCACACAGATTCCTCAGTGAGGTTACAAATAAAGCTATCACTTACTGGATGTGAGGGGGGAAATAATCAGTAAAAGGTAACTCTTCTAATGCAAGTAAATCTGCAAAGAAACATGATTCTGATggcttgggttttgttttttttaattagccaTTAAGTTCatttaacagaagaaacaaaTTCAGTTGAAGGTCATTAAGACAGGCATAATTAACAATAATTCATTCATCATTCTTTTAAGATGGTCTTATTTTACTACTGTTAACTTCCCCATATCTGAGTGATTCATGAGTGACTCTTGGAAAAGAGCGCATATTTCTCTcaatttaataaaacattcagTGAGATAATAAAACAGGTGCTATTACTTTGTTTTGGGTTAATGACATATGGGCTAGACTTTGCCATAAGACTCTGTTATAATCTCTCATAATTTGGTTTAGAATGTCAAACATTTTAACTGGTTCAACAACCCATTAAGTGCTTtgcaaaattacaaaaacattcTATATGTGACTTAATTAATATTTACTCCAATTATACACAACACTTCATGCTCAAGATCtagatttatttgaaaacatttagtCCAATTTATATTAATGCAGAAAAGTCACATCAAATAAACCACAATTATAGAAGAGACAAGATAATTGTGTTCTGCCACATTCtcacacaaatatattttgatatttagttAAGGGTGATAAATCACAATCATGtgtaaagaaaacatttagcCTCTCAGTAGTAGTAAGAACCTCTTTTGAGTATGTAGGGTCTCCTAGGTTTATTCTCATACAGCTGCCGTTTCAGAATGTAaggaatttttctctttataacttcttccttttcatttttgacatttccACTATCAAGCACATCTTCTTGAATTAACTGCAAGATAGAATATGAATGAAACTTACATATGCATCACATATTCCATTTCAGagtatttttctacattttaattcatttgctaTTCAGACAATAAGACATGTGTAGATAAGATATATGAGGTTTAAAGTAATTAAGTGCTTTGCCCGAGGACTGGTGGCCATTCAGTGGCTGAGATAGGATAAGAACatgatttttctaattctctGTTCAGTGTTCTTCCTAGTTCATCTGgctagcctttttaaaaatttttctttatttgtcaaGATCATATATTAATACCTCCAACTGAAGGAGCACACCTAATATAACTGAGTATTTTTTAGGCTTGAACCGAGGATAGACCAAAATATTATGGACATATAACATAAACCAAACAAATAAAGAGTTTAGAATCTAGTAAGCCAAGTTTGGCCTCAGAGGTCCatagaattttatattcagtTCAGTTAATTACTGACTTGACTTGAAAACCATTCTAAAGATAATGCTTCTCAGTCACAGAGTGGGGTCCGTTCTGCCTACTTACTCAGAGGTAGAAATTAACACACCTGAAAGCTCCATGTAAATGGTAAAGATCCTTAGATTATGGAGCTTAATAATTGGTCATTAAAAGCTAGTTCACATTCAAAAACTCAAGGGAGTTAATTTACATGTAGAATTTTGGCTACTGTATTAATTGAGTATGCCCCATTCTAAAATCAGttccaaatgcttttttttttctgacagtacTGTTCTGATCATTTGCAACAggcataaaatatttaagaactctTTCCAGAGTTTTGCACATGGtctacataaaattttttaaaaatcaatgcccAAGACAAGAATTGTATTTACACTTGTGATTGTCTTCTAAACTTTGGGGTGACTATAACCAATACTGGCAGGAGATTAAGTTTTTAACCATAATCCATATGCATTGAATTGAATTGTATCACAAGTACTTTATTTCAACCCACAGCTATTCaactgcagaaaaggaaaaatagctaCTGTCAGACAATCTGTTTcttagtcttttctttctctgtgtgcgTGTAGTCTGTAATTAGTTGTCCTAGGCTCTGAatactattatcattttattttaaatcactcaataacatttaaaatagcaaaagtttTAATCTTATGTGCATCTGGTTTGCCTGCATAATAGTTTATTGAGTTTTTTCCCGGATAAACAGCACATAATTGACATTTTCCCGTGTTAAAATGAGCATTTGTTAAAGTTTTATTGACTTAATAAAGAGAAAACCATTTAGCTGGAATTGTAATTAAGAGATAAACAGTCCAGCAAGAAAAATTAAGGCTGgcttttctgggttttttaaaaaaactttattgtttACAAATTAGAATCAACCCTAGAAGTTCTGCAttgcatttcctcttttccacGGGGTATCTCTGTGATAGTGTGCTATAGAGATTGTTTTGTTATATTAGCAGGGAAGGCAGCCTCAGGCCCCCAGATCCCCAGCGTTGGTGTAAGCTCAGAATATAAAACAGGAAGCAAATCTCTCTTAGGGGGTTAATCTGAAAGAAATGTTTCTCTtgttgggaaaatttttttacatttcttcttcttcttcttttttttttttaaatcattttcatttctcttttctcctccaaacaAACATTTCCAAGCCAATGGTGGTGAGTCACCAGTGTGGTGTTTAATACAACTGATTCATCCTTTGTCGTAGTTCTGTATAATGAAATTTGGCTGTGTTAGCCGTAGTGGACCTAGTTTAGTTTCTGAAGATAACTGAAATCCACAATGCACATAttcaattaaaatagaaatatatatatatcattcgAGTTTTATTTGCCTAATATGTTTAAATACAAATGGAACCTTTTGTGTTCTgtgtttgtttataaataaatacacatgacTTAGCGTTTCTGAGAAATACAGAGAATTCAAAATTCAGGCatgccaccactgccaccaccaccaaaaaaaaaaaaaaaaaaaaattgcctaagCATGCCACCCATTTAAGCACAATAAAAGCATGTGGCTCAAATCTGCCTTAAGATATATCCCCCTTTTAAGAccgaagaaaaaatattttgctaaactCCGAGTATTTGGAGGACACTTTGAAGATCTGAAGGAATGTTAACCAAAACACATGGTTTATTATGCTCTAGTATTTGTAAGTCTTCCTGTTACGATAATtgtcaagattaaaaaaaaaaatcagtacaaaTGAGAGCTAACTAGTATAACCATAATCATTTCATATTCTGTTTTGCTTTACCTCCCAGTGTTGAAAGGCCCTGCTGTGACAGATTTTTCGGAGCTGGTATATTGTCAACATTGCTTCCAAACTAAAGCCATCTAAGGCAGTGGGAAATTTCCTTCTGGTAATAAGCTCCTCTTCATGAAACTCTCCTGTTTCCTCGGCTTGGCTGTTCAGGTTGTTTATAAGACTGCAAACATTTAGCAGGGTCATCTTCCAAGAGGGAATACCTGCTTTACTGATCTGAAGTACAGAGACAAATAATTATTACGGTTAAAATCTGTTGCTACATGagtaagaaatgcatttttattgcTCTAAGCCATTACATCCTAGAATCTAATTGTTACTGTAGTCTGACAAAGAGCACTATTATTAGCTTAGTAACTTCATATCACAAAGTTGAATAGCATCAATGCTTCATACCCTTTATTTAAACAATGCAATGAAGTTATACCCAAACATGTACGCATACGTGAGcaaagtaagaaaacagaaatgacagtAAGTAGAAaggcataaatatatatgtatatgtcacagatgaaaatattaaaagtgcCAATCTCTAGTTATACTTCAGTTCAGTGCCCAATGGAGCAGAGACCAAGATGACACTCACAGGCCGGGACGATTACAGTGGCTGAGACCACTGACCCATTTCACACACTAACGGTTGTCACAGGCAGCATCACAGCTGATTAATTTACTTAttgaaatttataatattttctaaaatagccACCCTTTCCTAATACGATCTTATCTGAAACCATTATTACCATAACTGACGTCTTTCCCATGTGCCAATTTTACGagaacctaaatgtaaaataatcaACACAAATTAGCAAACATCTCCAAGGGCATAGatgaataaaagcagaaattctttccaaagaacataaagaagttttttttttgaataaccATAGAGTGATGAAAAGACTCAATAGCAATAGTATCAATTCTATTGGTGTCAATTCTCTGAATTATTCTGCAAATGCGATGCAGTTGCAAATCTAAGTTCCAATTTGGAAAATGTGGGGAGACTGGAAATTAGAGGAAGGGATGtagcaaaataattataaagttaGTTTGCAAGTATGAATGTGCGGGAATTAagaagatttagaaaaataaaaatgtaatgggaAGGGACTTAGTCTATGGGTATTAAGATGTATtttaaagctgcagtaatcagaGTGAATTCATAGAGCAAGATTAAATATAAGACTCaacaaaagagaacagaatgtCGAAAAACTGATCTAAGAACATATGAGTGAAAAGCATAGAACAAAGTTTGCATTTGAACTTCTTGGGACAGTTGGCTGGGGAAATCTGGATTTAGAGCTAGTTATAACCTTTATTGACATATTGCAAGTAATATCCAGATGGGTTAAATAGGAGTAAATACGAAAGTATGTAAGTATATAgaatttgttttatacatttaggAAAATATCATTAAGCAAATATCCAAACCAgaatccataaagaaaaagatgattttaaatacATCATTGTGTAAATTATCTCTCTGGGAAATTAATACCTGGCACTAAAATCAAAAGCAAGATATATTGTAAAAGCTGCCACAAAATGTTAATATACTTAACACAGGTGgagttcttcaaaaagaaaatggtgaatgcctcaatttaaaaaaaaaactaaaaaatgttaaacctCAGATAAGTAATATGAGCAGATATGTCACAGAATCActcatcaaagaagaaatatgtaATAGAAATACATAGAGTGATGTTCATCTTGGCTACCATCAGAtctgaagactttaaaaaatataagtacACTCCATGTACTTATGGGGATATGGAGAAACAGACACTTTCTCTTCTAAATA
This sequence is a window from Camelus ferus isolate YT-003-E chromosome 12, BCGSAC_Cfer_1.0, whole genome shotgun sequence. Protein-coding genes within it:
- the NTS gene encoding neurotensin/neuromedin N, translating into MMAGMKIQLVCMILLAFSSWSLCSDSEEEMKALEADLLTNVHTSKISKAGIPSWKMTLLNVCSLINNLNSQAEETGEFHEEELITRRKFPTALDGFSLEAMLTIYQLRKICHSRAFQHWELIQEDVLDSGNVKNEKEEVIKRKIPYILKRQLYENKPRRPYILKRGSYYY